The DNA segment CTCAAAAGTTCTTAATGCGTTAGGGAACTTTGCAAGGCTTCGAATAATCAAGATGTTATCAGAAACGAAAAGACCTTTACACATCAAAGCCGTGTCACGAGGATTAAAGTTAGAATATACTTCGGTCTATCGCCACATCGAAGTTCTGAGAAGGAATAAGTTGGTAGAGACATTTTCAGTAGGTAGATCAAAGGTCGTCACACTTTGTAAGCCAAATTTAATCAAAAATATTTTGAATGAAAGTAAGAAGATTATGGAAGAATAATTATAGCAAAAGGGGGAGCGTAGTTGGTTAAGATCGTTTTAACTACGGATAGAACTTTGATGAGTGAATATCGGCACGTACCTTTATTACAATTTTTAGGTTGCGCTCCGACACAAGTACCTAAATTTATCTTCGATTATCTGGCCCCATCGATTCCACATAATGATGGAATAGTCTTATTCGCACCATACTCCTTAAGGAAGGTAGAGAGCGCACTCCTTAGAAGTTACGCACAGAAGGATATCGTTGTAGTCCATCCAAATTATATTCATAGATTCATCGATACCGATACCAAGATAGTCGGAATCTCAACGATGGATCCTTTAGGCCTCGGTCCTTTAACGATGATGTTCACGTTAGGAGGATTATACACTTCATACACCAAGAAGGCTTTCCTCGATCTGATGTACTCTATTACTCGCATAAAAAGGAGTTTGAATGGAAAGTTCAAGGTAGTGGTAGGAGGTCCGGGAGCATGGCAGATCGAGTTAAAGAGAGAGATTATGAAGAAATTGGGTATAGATCACTTAGTTTTAGGCGAAGTCGATACCGTAGCTCATAAAATCTTTAACGATATTGAAAATGATGATGCTGACGAAATCATTAAAGTTAGTGTTACCAACGATGCTGAAAGCATACCATGCATCGTTAATCCGAGTATGCATGGTATGGTGGAGGTTATGCGTGGTTGCGGTAGGAATTGTGAATTTTGTGATGTAAATCTGAGGCGAGTAAAGTACTTTGATAGTAAGAAAGTAGTTACGGAAATCCTGGTAAATGTGAAAGCAGGTGTTGGAAGGGTATGGGCACATAGTGAAGATATATTTTCATACAAGATCGAGAATCGTCGTGATTTTATGCCCAATCGAGATGCGATATGGAACCTCTTCGAAGCGATAATGGCCACCCCTGGTGTATATCACTGCAACCCCACCCACGGTACGATATCTCCAGTCGCTGCAGATCCTCAAATGATCGTAAAGTTATCCAAGATCCTTAGAGCAGGGCCGAACCATTGGATCGGGATACAATCGGGTTTAGAGACTGGCTCACCAACACTTATGCGCAAGTATATGCCTTCAAAAGCGAAACCATTTAGTGCAGATGAATGGGATGAAGTAGTATATGAAGGGACGAAGATCCTTAATGAGAATTATTGGTTCCCAGCGTATACTATAATCCTCGGTCTACCGAATGAAACAGAGGAAGATTGTTGGGATACGATACGCCTCATAGATCGTATGGAGAAGAAATTGCCAGAAGAGTTGGGCGAGAAGGCTCACTTCACCGTAACTCCACTGAGCTTTGTACCTATAGGCGCTCTTAAGGATAAAGAATTCTTCAATGTGAGTGAGGGGTTAAATGAGGCGAGGTGGTGTGTAATCTATCGATCGTGGAGGCACCTTGCTCTAGAAGCGGAGCAATACCTCCCGAGAATCTTAAGGAGCAATCCTCTTCAAAGCTTTATTTTAAACTCACTTGCAAACTTCGGTGTAAGAATCGTATTATGGTGTATTAAGAGGTTTGGAGAAAAGTTAGGTTTCGATCC comes from the Nitrososphaerales archaeon genome and includes:
- a CDS encoding winged helix-turn-helix domain-containing protein → MEDISKVLNALGNFARLRIIKMLSETKRPLHIKAVSRGLKLEYTSVYRHIEVLRRNKLVETFSVGRSKVVTLCKPNLIKNILNESKKIMEE
- a CDS encoding B12-binding domain-containing radical SAM protein, encoding MVKIVLTTDRTLMSEYRHVPLLQFLGCAPTQVPKFIFDYLAPSIPHNDGIVLFAPYSLRKVESALLRSYAQKDIVVVHPNYIHRFIDTDTKIVGISTMDPLGLGPLTMMFTLGGLYTSYTKKAFLDLMYSITRIKRSLNGKFKVVVGGPGAWQIELKREIMKKLGIDHLVLGEVDTVAHKIFNDIENDDADEIIKVSVTNDAESIPCIVNPSMHGMVEVMRGCGRNCEFCDVNLRRVKYFDSKKVVTEILVNVKAGVGRVWAHSEDIFSYKIENRRDFMPNRDAIWNLFEAIMATPGVYHCNPTHGTISPVAADPQMIVKLSKILRAGPNHWIGIQSGLETGSPTLMRKYMPSKAKPFSADEWDEVVYEGTKILNENYWFPAYTIILGLPNETEEDCWDTIRLIDRMEKKLPEELGEKAHFTVTPLSFVPIGALKDKEFFNVSEGLNEARWCVIYRSWRHLALEAEQYLPRILRSNPLQSFILNSLANFGVRIVLWCIKRFGEKLGFDPEKALRVS